In Brienomyrus brachyistius isolate T26 chromosome 14, BBRACH_0.4, whole genome shotgun sequence, the following proteins share a genomic window:
- the ppp2r5ca gene encoding serine/threonine-protein phosphatase 2A 56 kDa regulatory subunit gamma isoform isoform X4, producing MLTCNKAGSRMVMDAPTTNGPFQPVALMHFRDVPPAEQEKLFIQKLRQCCVLFDFVSDPLSDLKWKEVKRAALSEMVEYITHNRNVITEPIYPEVVHMFAVNMFRTLPPSSNPTGAEFDPEEDEPTLEAAWPHLQLVYEFFLRFLESADFQPNIAKKYIDQKFVMQLLELFDSEDPRERDFLKTTLHRIYGKFLGLRAYIRKQINNIFYRFIYETEHHNGIAELLEILGSIINGFALPLKEEHKIFLLKVLLPLHKVKSLSVYHPQLAYCVVQFLEKDSTLTEPVVMALLKYWPKTHSPKEVMFLNELEEILDVIEPSEFVKVMEPLFRQLAKCVSSPHFQVAERALYYWNNEYIMSLISDNAAKILPIMFPALYRNSKTHWNKTIHGLIYNALKLFMEMNQKLFDDCTQQFRAEKNKEKAKLKEREEAWIKIENLAKSNPQNPKDQRKERPLMRRKSELPQDIYTMKALESHRRAEDMLTTRDGH from the exons ATGTTGACATGTAATAAAGCTGGAAGCAGGATGGTCATGGATGCACCTACTACTAACGGGCCTTTTCAGCCGGTGGCCCTTATGCACTTCAGAG ATGTCCCTCCTGCTGAGCAAGAGAAGCTGTTCATCCAGAAGCTTCGGCAGTGCTGTGTCCTCTTCGACTTTGTGTCCGACCCACTCAGCGACCTCAAGTGGAAGGAGGTGAAGAGGGCGGCACTCAGCGAAATGGTGGAATACATCACACACAACCGCAACGTCATCACAGAGCCCATCTACCCAGAGGTGGTGCACATG TTTGCAGTGAACATGTTCAGGACGTTGCCGCCATCGTCCAACCCCACGGGGGCAGAGTTTGACCCCGAAGAAGATGAGCCAACACTCGAGGCTGCATGGCCTCACCTCCAG CTCGTCTATGAGTTCTTCCTTAGATTTTTAGAGTCTGCAGACTTTCAACCAAATATAGCTAAGAAGTACATCGACCAGAAATTTGTGATGCAG CTTTTAGAGTTATTCGACAGTGAAGACCCCCGGGAGAGAGACTTCTTAAAGACCACCCTGCACAGGATTTATGGCAAATTTCTGGGCCTGCGCGCATACATCAGAAAACAGATCAATAATATTTTTTATAG GTTCATTTATGAAACTGAGCACCATAATGGGATAGCTGAATTGCTGGAGATCCTTGGAAG CATAATTAATGGCTTTGCCTTACCATTAAAAGAAGAGCACAAGATTTTCCTGTTAAAGGTCTTGTTGCCTTTGCACAAAGTCAAGTCCCTTAGCGTCTACCATCCACAG CTGGCATACTGTGTGGTCCAGTTCCTAGAGAAAGACAGCACTCTCACTGAACCG GTGGTCATGGCCCTTCTCAAATACTGGCCCAAGACtcacagtccaaaggaggtgatgTTCCTCAATGAGCTGGAGGAGATCCTGGACGTGATCGAACCTTCGGAGTTCGTGAAGGTCATGGAGCCACTATTCCGCCAGCTGGCCAAGTGTGTCTCTAGCCCACACTTTCAG GTAGCGGAGCGCGCACTGTACTACTGGAACAACGAGTACATCATGAGCCTCATCAGCGACAATGCGGCCAAGATTCTCCCAATCATGTTCCCAGCGCTGTACCGCAACTCCAAGACCCACTGGAACAA GACCATCCATGGCTTGATCTACAATGCCCTGAAGCTGTTCATGGAGATGAACCAGAAGCTCTTTGATGACTGCACACAGCAGTTCAGGGCAGAGAAGAATAA AGAAAAGGCTAAATTGAAAGAGCGTGAGGAGGCATGGATCAAGATTGAGAACTTGGCCAAATCAAACCCACAG AATCCGAAAGACCAGCGGAAGGAGCGGCCCCTCATGCGACGCAAATCTGAGCTGCCTCAGGATATCTACACCATGAAAGCCTTGGAATCCCATCGCCGCGCCGAAGACATGCTGACCACCCGTGACGGGCACTGA
- the ppp2r5ca gene encoding serine/threonine-protein phosphatase 2A 56 kDa regulatory subunit gamma isoform isoform X3 has protein sequence MLTCNKAGSRMVMDAPTTNGPFQPVALMHFRDVPPAEQEKLFIQKLRQCCVLFDFVSDPLSDLKWKEVKRAALSEMVEYITHNRNVITEPIYPEVVHMFAVNMFRTLPPSSNPTGAEFDPEEDEPTLEAAWPHLQLVYEFFLRFLESADFQPNIAKKYIDQKFVMQLLELFDSEDPRERDFLKTTLHRIYGKFLGLRAYIRKQINNIFYRFIYETEHHNGIAELLEILGSIINGFALPLKEEHKIFLLKVLLPLHKVKSLSVYHPQLAYCVVQFLEKDSTLTEPVVMALLKYWPKTHSPKEVMFLNELEEILDVIEPSEFVKVMEPLFRQLAKCVSSPHFQVAERALYYWNNEYIMSLISDNAAKILPIMFPALYRNSKTHWNKTIHGLIYNALKLFMEMNQKLFDDCTQQFRAEKNKEKAKLKEREEAWIKIENLAKSNPQFLKYVDSSGLSTPVEMETDGPLIEDILTFKKTVEDEAITQNPKDQRKERPLMRRKSELPQDIYTMKALESHRRAEDMLTTRDGH, from the exons ATGTTGACATGTAATAAAGCTGGAAGCAGGATGGTCATGGATGCACCTACTACTAACGGGCCTTTTCAGCCGGTGGCCCTTATGCACTTCAGAG ATGTCCCTCCTGCTGAGCAAGAGAAGCTGTTCATCCAGAAGCTTCGGCAGTGCTGTGTCCTCTTCGACTTTGTGTCCGACCCACTCAGCGACCTCAAGTGGAAGGAGGTGAAGAGGGCGGCACTCAGCGAAATGGTGGAATACATCACACACAACCGCAACGTCATCACAGAGCCCATCTACCCAGAGGTGGTGCACATG TTTGCAGTGAACATGTTCAGGACGTTGCCGCCATCGTCCAACCCCACGGGGGCAGAGTTTGACCCCGAAGAAGATGAGCCAACACTCGAGGCTGCATGGCCTCACCTCCAG CTCGTCTATGAGTTCTTCCTTAGATTTTTAGAGTCTGCAGACTTTCAACCAAATATAGCTAAGAAGTACATCGACCAGAAATTTGTGATGCAG CTTTTAGAGTTATTCGACAGTGAAGACCCCCGGGAGAGAGACTTCTTAAAGACCACCCTGCACAGGATTTATGGCAAATTTCTGGGCCTGCGCGCATACATCAGAAAACAGATCAATAATATTTTTTATAG GTTCATTTATGAAACTGAGCACCATAATGGGATAGCTGAATTGCTGGAGATCCTTGGAAG CATAATTAATGGCTTTGCCTTACCATTAAAAGAAGAGCACAAGATTTTCCTGTTAAAGGTCTTGTTGCCTTTGCACAAAGTCAAGTCCCTTAGCGTCTACCATCCACAG CTGGCATACTGTGTGGTCCAGTTCCTAGAGAAAGACAGCACTCTCACTGAACCG GTGGTCATGGCCCTTCTCAAATACTGGCCCAAGACtcacagtccaaaggaggtgatgTTCCTCAATGAGCTGGAGGAGATCCTGGACGTGATCGAACCTTCGGAGTTCGTGAAGGTCATGGAGCCACTATTCCGCCAGCTGGCCAAGTGTGTCTCTAGCCCACACTTTCAG GTAGCGGAGCGCGCACTGTACTACTGGAACAACGAGTACATCATGAGCCTCATCAGCGACAATGCGGCCAAGATTCTCCCAATCATGTTCCCAGCGCTGTACCGCAACTCCAAGACCCACTGGAACAA GACCATCCATGGCTTGATCTACAATGCCCTGAAGCTGTTCATGGAGATGAACCAGAAGCTCTTTGATGACTGCACACAGCAGTTCAGGGCAGAGAAGAATAA AGAAAAGGCTAAATTGAAAGAGCGTGAGGAGGCATGGATCAAGATTGAGAACTTGGCCAAATCAAACCCACAG TTCCTTAAGTACGTTGATTCCTCTGGCCTCAGCACTCCAGTAGAAATGGAGACAGACGGCCCGTTGATAGAGGATATTCTGACGTTTAAAAAGACCGTAGAGGATGAAGCGATAACGCAG AATCCGAAAGACCAGCGGAAGGAGCGGCCCCTCATGCGACGCAAATCTGAGCTGCCTCAGGATATCTACACCATGAAAGCCTTGGAATCCCATCGCCGCGCCGAAGACATGCTGACCACCCGTGACGGGCACTGA